A genome region from Anastrepha obliqua isolate idAnaObli1 chromosome 4, idAnaObli1_1.0, whole genome shotgun sequence includes the following:
- the LOC129244749 gene encoding LHFPL tetraspan subfamily member 2a protein — translation MCYIIITGGSLVWFVLSLIADMLIASAIVTPKWLIGPNPTLVSVGSSASIQTNAPEVQNDTHLVALVPTVRYPSVGIYTRCKVMHSYGYHCGPFDLDGFATDNSVYPVAWKFTMFFMSLGFAVHSITVALTLITCCRQSAFGKSIHNMTGCAQVVSAISIMLALFLHPLAWGVPRVQLLCGADAEPFYPASCSIGISFYCAVVAAILCFICAGISLKAESSNMRSRVKRRVEEGNRLVCIP, via the exons ATGTGTTACATCATCATCACCGGTGGCAGTCTAGTCTGGTTCGTGTTGAGCCTGATAGCCGATATGTTAATCGCCTCTGCGATAGTCACACCCAAATGGCTGATTGGGCCCAATCCAACACTGGTCAGTGTCGGCTCCAGCGCATCTATACAAACAAACGCGCCCGAGGTCCAAAACGATACACACTTGGTGGCGCTGGTGCCAACGGTGCGCTACCCCTCCGTGGGCATTTATACGCGTTGCAAGGTGATGCATAGCTATGGCTATCATTGTGGGCCCTTCGACTTGGATGGCTTTGCGACGGACAACAGCGTCTATCCGGTTGCGTGGAAGTTCACGATGTTCTTTATGTCGCTGGGCTTTGCGGTGCACTCGATAACGGTGGCGTTGACGCTCATCACTTGTTGCCGGCAATCGGCATTTGGCAAGAGCATACACAATATGACGGGCTGCGCGCAAGTTGTGTCAG CGATCAGTATTATGTTGGCGCTTTTTCTACACCCGCTTGCCTGGGGTGTGCCTAGAGTGCAGTTGTTGTGCGGTGCTGACGCCGAGCCATTCTATCCCGCCAGCTGTTCCATTG GCATTTCCTTCTATTGTGCCGTGGTGGCAGCGATACTCTGCTTCATTTGCGCCGGCATCAGTCTGAAGGCAGAATCGTCAAATATGCGCTCGCGTGTAAAACGCCGCGTTGAGGAGGGCAATCGATTGGTGTGCATTCCATGA